A window of Chlorobium phaeobacteroides DSM 266 genomic DNA:
TTCCCATGCAGGGATATCGCAGAGGGACTCTTGTCGATGAATATGAGGGATTTCGGTTTGTCAGTCCATCGCCGAACATAAACAGTACGGTTGCGGCGCTTGTCTATCCTGCGACTGTTTTTCTTGAGGCTACAAAAGTCAGTGAGGGCAGGGGAACCGATGCCCCTTTCCTTCAGTTCGGCGCTCCGTTTATCGATTCGGCAAGACTTTTGCAGGAGGTTCAGGCTTACCGGTTGCCGGGAGTCGGGTTTTCTTCTGTTCAATTTATCCCGAAGTCCGGAAAATTCAGGAATGAGCAGTGTTTCGGTTTGAAGCTGAGGGTTTCAGACAGGAAGCTGTTTTCCCCGTTTACCACTTCCGCAGTCCTCCTCCTTGCACTGCAAAAGCTCTATCCATCGAGTCTTGGGTTGAAGGAGGGTAGCGTTTTTTTTGATCGTCTTGCCGGGACTCCGCTCTATCGGGAGATGATTCTTAAACAGGTGCCTCTTGACGCTATTATATCGGCAAGCCGCAACGATGTGCAGGAGTTCGAACGACTCTATCCATCACGTTTTATCTATCCTGAATAGTAGCGGCTGTCGCTGTTTATTTATTCCGCGATCCGGCTGTTTCGTTGGCTGGTGCTTGAAATTTTCATCCCCGTTTGTCGCGATTCCGGTTTTCTCCGTTCGCGCTTTTCAAATTGTGTTTAGGAGCGAAGCTTCAGCTCGAACCGCGTATCATAATTAATTGAGGATCCCGGGTGCTTTATGATATTGTCGTTCAGCGCTGAACGCGGTATTCTCCCATAATACCCTGTTTTGAAAGCAGAATCTGCCAGAGCTCGATAGATCGTGATCTGAAAGCTCCTGAAAAGCTGAGAAGGTAGTATTGCCACATACGGTGAAACGTTTCGCTGTAGCGGGATTGCAGGTTCTTCCAGTGTTTTTCGACATTTTCATGCCAGGCCTTCAGCGTCAGAGAGTAGTCGTAGCTGAAGACGTGCCAGTCTTCGAGTTTCAGAAGACCTTCGTAGTTTTCGGTGATCTGGTTTGCACTTGGAAGCATGGAGTTCGGAAAGATGTATTTGCAGCTCCAGGGATCACCATTGGTGGTGGTCGTGTTTCCGCCTATCGTGTGCAGGAGTGATAACCCGTCGGGTTTAAGACAGCGGCTGATCAGCTCGAAATAGGTGCGATAGTTTTTGTGCCCGACATGCTCGAACATGCCAATCGAGTATATTCTGTCAAACATCCCTTGCAGTGTACGGTAGTCGCAGAGTTCGATACTGACAGGCAGACCTGCGCATTGGTCTATGGCTATTCTGGCCTGTTCGGAAGATATCGTTATTGCCGTTACAGAAACGTTATAGTGTTCAGCAGCGAATCGGGCCGCTCCCCCCCAGCCGCATCCGATGTCGAGAACCTTCATCCCCTCCTTAAGACCAAGTTTATCAAAGACCAGCCGGAGTTTCTTCTCTTGAGCTTCATCAAGGGTATTTGCATCTTTCCAGTAGCCGCAACTGTAAATCATTCGTTTGTCAAGCATGCATTCAAACAGATCGTTTCCTGTATTGTAATGATGTTCTCCGACGATAAAGGCTCTTGACGGTCGCTGGAGATTGCATGTTTTGCCGATCAATTTACCGATAATCCACTCGGGGGTAACGACTTTTTCATCGCATCCTGATAAGAGCAGACGAAAAAAGAACTCCTCAAGGTCGTCACAGTTCCACCATCCTTCCATGTATGACTCGCCAAGTCCCAGACTTCCCTGTGTGATTACCCGCTTGAAAAAACGGCTGTCATGAACACGAATATCCCAGGGTCTATTGCCGTTGATATGGATATCTGCGTTGCTGAAAATGAGTTCGAGCTGCTTTTTGAAAAAGCTGTCAAGCATTGCTGTGCGATGCTGTGTCTGAATGGAGTTCAATGGATATTCCATGGCTGATGGTCATTATCGATTGTCACTACTACAGAAACAAGAGGGATTATATTGAATCCTGAGCAACGATTAGAGTTTATCTGGGAACATCAAATGCGCCTTCAATGCCTCGATATGAGTACAAAATCTGCCAGAGCTGAACATTTCGTGCGCGAAACGAACCCGCAGCGCTCAATAGATAATAATGCCACATTCTGAAAAACCGTTCCTGGTATTGTTCCCCAAGCATGGCTCGGTTTTTTAAAATATTGTCATTCCACGCCTTTAGTGTGAGATAGTAATCGTGCCCGAATGAGTGCCAGTCTTCCATGGTAAGCATGCCTTCAGCGGCTTTGGTAATGTGATTGGCGGAGGGGAGCATTGAATTAGGAAAAATATATTTTTCTGTCCATTTGTCGGTATTGGTACCGGAACGGTTGCTTCCGATGGTATGCAGCAGAAAAAGTCCGTCCTGTTTGAGACTTTTTTGCACAATCTGAAAATAGTTCCGATAATTTTTGTGGCCAACATGCTCAAACATGCCAATTGAGTATATTCGGTCAAAGTTCCCTTTGATGTTGCGGTAGTCCATAAGTTCGATTTTGACAGGCAGTCCCGCACATTTTTCACGGGCCAGCTTAACCTGTTCAGTCGATACGGTCAGTCCTGTGACCGTTGCTCCATAGTGTTCTGCAGCGAATTTAGCTGCACCGCCCCATCCGCAACCGATATCGAGGAGATTCATTCCCGGTTTCAGCATGAGCTTTCTGAATATAAGGTGCAGTTTGTTTTCCTGCGCCTGGTTCAGATCCTGAGCGTTTTTCCAGTAGGCACAACTGTACATCATGGCGTTGTCGAGCATCGCTTCATAGAGATCGTTGCCGATGTTGTAATGCGTTTCACCTACGGTGTATGCTCGTGATTTGTTTTGAAGATTGAGCGTTTTGCCAATGAGATTGTTTATCATCCGGGGGACTTTGGAAACCTTTGTGTCAAGTCTCGCGCGAAGAACCCTGAAGAAAAACTCATCGAGAGCGTCACAGTCCCACCAGCCATCCATATAGGATTCACCGATTCCAAGATGAGATTCAGTAAGAACCCGCTGGTAAAATCGGTCGTCATGAACCCTTATATCCCATGGCCCTGTTCCGTCAATGGTGATGTCTGCGGAAGCAAGAATGTTCGTGAGTTTGCGTTTGAAAAATGTGCTCATGTTTATCCGTACGATTAGTCTTGCATTCTTGATGAAATTCACCTTGTTTCAGAAATCATAAATTTTTTACTTGCTTCATATCGTGCCGATCGCAGCTCGATAAGGGTTTGAATGGCTTCAGCAGTTATACCGGGATTGTCTGCAGACCCGGGGGGCTTTCTTCAGAAAGACCAATCCGTATTAATCCGATCCCGTTTTTTAAAAGGAAATCCGGGGGAACGCTGCCCCATAAAGAATGTATGTTTTCAAAGATTGCGTCATGCTTGTTTCGCATAACGGAGTGGTAAATACGGTGCGGGAGTGGAGTGGCGATAACGCTGCGAAGGATGTTGTCGATCCGATCGGGTATTGCAATGTTACCGTGGTGCAATGCAATCATCGCTGTTATCAGGATGGTATAAAGAAGGATCTCCTCGACTCCAGCTCCGATCAGAATGAAACCGGGAAGTTTAAGTTGTTCAAAAAAGAGTATTTCATGGTTCAGGCAGCGCCGGCAATCCATCCGGCAATCAAGAATGGTCAGTATTATGAGCGTTTGCTGCCAGACCGGTCTGCCATCTGTCTTGATTCCCGGCCAGACAGCATTGGTGTTCTCAAACATGGAAGCAAGCAGAAACATTGAAGCAATAACAGTCAGAAGGCTGCAGGCAGCTATGGCAACAGGAGATACAGCAAGGATGTTTCGTTGATCGGCGGGTTTGAAAAACGGATGCTGACCTTCAGGCGCCCATAAAAAGCCGGCGGATGAACGTGTTGTCAAGCGTGATATGATTTGCGGAATTTCCATCTCTTCTCTTTTTTGCCTGGTTTTCGAGAGTAGGACAAGGTTTTGAAAAGAGCGGCTTTGAGCCTTATCTATTCATTTTCCGGTTTTTCGGATTTGCCGGTTTTGCTTTTTTTCGGACGACCTCTTTTTTTTGCGCTTCCTGTCTTTTGTTGCGGTTCTGGTGAGAGATCAGATGTGTCGTCAGACAGATCATTATCCGGATCCTCGTCTGCTTCCGAATCGGTATCAACCAGAGCGTGCTCCATATGCTCATCAGTTAAAGCTGTTTCCGGAATGATTTCAAGATCGAAACAGATGTCATCAACAGGTTCGTCAGGTGGAAGATCGACTTTTCCTCGTGCACCGCGCTTGTTTTTGGCTCCTCGCTGTTTCAAGTGGGTGATGATATCAGAAGCGTATATTGTGGTGTAACCAACTAAGCCAGTAACCAGTACGCTCATGAACGACCTTACCCTTTTTCAGATGGCCTTGGGACTTGAGTCCCCATGGTATGTATCGTCCTCATCATTTGATGTCGACCAAAAGCGCTTGGACATACGAATAGATTTTAAACCGGGCAGCACCTTCTGTTGTCCTCAATGCGGCCGAGAAGGCGTGAAGGCCTATGATACCTCCGAGGCAACATGGCGCCATCTCAACTTCTTTCAGCATGAGGCCTACCTGACAGTTCGAGTGCCTCGTATATCCTGCCCTGAGTGCGGCATTCTCAAGCTGCAATCATTTCCCTGGTCTCGCCGTGAGAGCGGCTTTACTCTGCTGTTTGAGGCGATGATCATGATCATGGCGAAGTCAATGCCGGTCAAGGCAATAGCCGCCATTGTCGGCGAGCATGACACCCGTATCTGGCGGATCATCAACCACTATGTCGAAAAAGCCCGAGAGCAGGAGGATCACTCGGCAGTCACCATGGTAGGTGTTGATGAAACCTCCAGCAAGCGCGGTCATAACTATGTGTCGCTGTTCGTTGACCTTGCCGTATCGAAAGTGTTGTTTGCCACTGAAGGGAAAGATGCAGCAACGGTCAAGCGATTCAGTGAAGATCTTGCCGCCCATAAGGGTGATCCGGCATTGATCACCGAATTCTGCAGCGACATGTCACCGGCATTCATCAAAGGGGTCGCCGATAACTTTACCAATGCCCAACTGACCTTTGACAAGTTCCATATCATGCAGGTCATTAATAATGCTGTCGATGAAGTGCGGCGTCAGGAGCAAAAAGAGCGCCCTGAATTGCAGAGAAGCCGGTACATCTGGCTGAAAAACCAGAACAACCTGAAGGCTTCACAACGCAAACGCCTTGATGAGTTATCCTTGCCCCGACTGAATCTGAAAACAACTCGAGCATACCGCATGCGACTAACTTTTCAGGAGTTTTTCGAGCAACCTCAGGTATTGGTGGAAGCATTTCTGAAGAAGTGGTATTTCTGGGCAACCCACAGCCAGCTGCAGCCAATGAAAGAGGCGGCTTACACCATCAAACGACACTGGTCTGGCATTCTGCGATGGTTCACTTCTCGTATCAATAATGGGGTACTTGAGGGAATCAATAGCCTCATCCAGGCGGCCAAAGCACGGGCACGGGGTTACCGTACTACCAAAAATCTCATCAATATGATCTACCTGATCAGCGGGAAGCTTAATTTTGGCTTACCCACTTGAAATAGCGAGGAGCCTTGTTTTTCTTGGTGGGTTCAACAAGGGTCATGACTTCGTTTATTGATGAGAAAATGTAAAGCTGTTTGTCAAGGTTGGTGAGTTTTAAAAGATCTTTTATCTGTTGGCACAAGGCGACAAAAATTGCCAGTCCCTGGCATTGGTTGGAGAGCTGATGAGCAAGGAGCATTGAACTTATGCCCGATGAATCGATAGCTTTAACATGAGAAAAATCGATGATAAGATTTTTGCTGTTTTCATTGCTGACAAGGTTTTCGATAGTTTGCCTGAAAAAAGCAGCATGCCGGAAATCAAAGACTTCCTCTTCAATTTTCAGAATGGTTAAATCTTTTCGTGAAGAGACTGAGTTTTTCATGGCGGTACTTCTGGTTATCTCTGACAGAGCAGGCTGGTTGCGCCTGGCATTAATGATGAAGAACGTATTGATCAATTTACAGGAAGAAACACATTTCAGAGCCTTTGATCAATGCTTGTGCAGATGATTTGCAACACCCCGCTGACAGAACGAATCAGTTTCCGGTAATCATCCTGCAACATGAGGTGGTTAACATGGAGAGCTCATGTTCATTTTCGGGAGCATCCATCCAGTTAACGTTAAGCCTATTTTTAAAAAAAGTCAACTGGCGTTTTGCATAATTACGCGTATGCTGTTTAATCAGGGTAATTGCGGTCTTGAAATCAGTTTTTTCATCAAGGTATGCAAAGAGTTCCTGATACCCTACCGTTTGCAGCGCATTTGTTGTTATTACATCGCAATATGGGTAGTATTTGGTAAAGAGGGCTACCGCTTCCTGCAGAAGTCCCGAGGCAAGCATCTGGTCGGTTCTCCTGTTTATTTTTTCATAAAGCAGTGGTCGCGGCAATGAGAGTCCGCAGGTGATGACGTTGATGTCGGCAAGAGGCTGAATATGCTTTTTCTGCATCTCTGTGACGGTATGCCCGCTCAGTTCAATTATTTCAAGACTTCTTACCAGTCGTTGGGTTTTGGTGTGATCAAGCGTTGCCGCCTGCAGAGGGTCAAGTTGCCTGAGACGTTCAAACAGGTGCTTGCTTCCGAAGGTTTCAAGTTCAATGGCAAGTTGTTGTCTTTTTTCTGTATCAGCAGGCGGCAGATCGGCAAATCCATTGAGCAAAGCTTCAAGATAAAGGGTTGAGCCTCCGGCAATAAGGACATTTTTTCCTGAATGGAGAATGTTCCGGATTCTTGCTGATGCCTCTCTGGCAAAATTTCCGGCTGTAAAGGGGTCGCCTATGGATAATTCATTAACAAAGTGGTGTTTTATCTGCCGCAGTGTTTCTTGAGATGGTTTTGCGGTACCGATATTCAGTTCACGATAAATTTGCCTTGAGTCGGCGGAGATGATCTCTGCGTTTATCTCTTTTGCTATGCTGAAGGCGAGTGCCGATTTTCCGGATGCGGTAGGCCCCAGAATGGCGAGAATCGTTTTTTGCCGGTCGGAATCATGCATGGGCTTTCCTTTATTTTTCGGCGAAAAAGTGTGAGTGCAGCACGGAATGAACCCTTGAAAGCGGCAATCCGGCTACGTTATAGTAGCAGCCTTCGATTCGTTGAATATAGCAGGCCATCAGCGGGTCCTGTATACCATATGCGCCGGCTTTGTCAAACGGTTTCATTTCAGTAATGTAATACGTGATCTCCCTGCTGCTCATTGGTGCAATCGTCACCGTTGTTGTGACACATTCCGTGTGCTGTTTGAGCTCCGATAGCAGCGCAAATCCGGTATGTACCTTGTGGGTCGCATTTTGCAGTTTTGCGAGCATTGCCCATGCTTCATCGAAGCTCGATGGTTTTCCGAGAATCCGGTTTTCATGGGCAACGACAGTGTCTGCTCCTATAATGATGGCATCTTTTTTTGTTCTGTACGGTTCCGCTGCTTTAGCTTTTTCAAGAGCAATCAAGGCGACGTTTTCTTCTACGGTTAACCGGGCGTTGAGATTTTCCGGAGTATCAACAGGAATAATCTCGAAAGTATGCCGCATGAGAGAAAGTATTTCCTTTCTGCGGGGAGATTGTGACGCAAGTATCAATAACGGCTTTTCCATGGCGAGGTTCATTTCAGATTGTTCCATCCTCGCCGGTTCAGGTCTTTGTAGATGAGCGTTCCTGCACCGAGGGCGGTTGCAAAGTAGATAACGGCTTGCATTGGATCTCCAAAGATGAGTTTTCCGGTTCCGAACAGTGCGGCGTAAACAAGGATAATGCCGAGCAGCCAATCAATGAAAAGCATGATAAATCCCTTGTCTGATTCAACCTCCGGCATGGTCACGGAAATCTTTTTCCATAGAATGCCGCCAACCCTTGTGGTTCTGTAAAATGACTGCAAGCGGTCGGTATCGGTCGGAGGGGTTAAAAATGTTACAATCAGTGTTGACGATATTGTAAACAGGACGATAATGAACAATGAGTCCGGGAAGGTGATTGAGGTGAAAAAGGAAATCCATGCATAGGCAAGAAAAGGTGCAAGCATTGAGGTGATTTCACTCCACGCGTTCAGTCGCCACCAGAACCAGCGGAAAATCAGTACAAAACCTGTGCCGGCACCACATTGAATAATGAATTCCCATGCCCCTGTAATGGTTTTAAGTACATAGAACGTGATAAAAAGCGAAAAAATTGCGATCAGACCGGTAACGATTTTTGACGCCTTTACCAGATGCGCGGCTTCTGCCTCCGGCTTCAGAAACCGTTGATAGAAATCGTTAATCAGGTAGCTTGTTCCCCAGTTGAGATGGGTTGAAAGGGTTGACATGTACGCGGCAAGAAATGCGGCCACAAGCAGTCCTTTCAGTCCCGAAGGCAGAACGGTTTTCATCACATAGACAAATCCGTCCTCTTTCTGATCAAGGGGGAGGTCGGGGAACATGACAAGACTCGCAAGAGCGACAATGATCCATGGCCATGGACGAAGACAGTAGTGAGCAACGGTAAACCAGAGTGTCGCAAGAAGAGAGTGCTTTTCATCTTTGGCACTCATCATTCGCTGGGCAATATAGCCGCCGCCTCCCGGTTCGGAACCAGGGTACCATGACGCCCACCATTGGACAAATGCCATTGCGGCAAACGATGCAAAGGGGAGCGAGAACGCTCCGCTATCCTGAACGGGCGTTTCTCGGGAGCCGGAAAGTGAGGGATAAAAGTCAAACATCCAGGCTGGAAGTGCGTGCTGTAAACCGGAGATGCCTCCAACTTCAGGTGCCTGCAGTGCAAGAACGGCAAGGATGATGCAGCCGGTCATGGCGATAATGAACTGCACCGCGTCAGTAATAGAAACGCCCCATAACCCGGAAAGTCCTGAGTAGACGGTCGTGAGAACAACAAGAGCTATGATCGTGATTTCGGGGTTGAGTTCAGGAACCATAATCCTTATTATCTTGTACATCGCAAGATTAACCCAGCCGATAATGATCGAATTGATAAAAAGTCCGAAATAGAGCGCCTTGAATCCGCGAAGAAATTTGGCGGCGGTACCGCTGTATCGAATTTCGATAAATTCAAGGTCGGTAAGGATGTTTGATCGGCGCCAGAGTCTTGCGAAAAAGAAAACAGTCAGCATTCCTCCGGAGACAAACGTCCACCAGACCCAGTTTCCGGCAATGCCGTTTTTTGCTACCAATCCTGTTACGGCAAGCGGCGTGTCAGCGGCAAAGGTTGTTGCAACCATACCGGTTCCGGCAATCCACCAGGGAAGTTTTCTGCCTGAAAGAAAAAATTCGCCAACATTTTCAGAGGCTTTTTTTGAAAACAACAAGCCGATAAACAGCGTCAGGAGAAGGTATCCGACAATAAACGAGTAGTCAAGAAGCGTTAATGTCTCCATGGCCTTGCGATGGATAAAATTTTTTCGTCAGGGGTATCGTTCGAAATGTGCGATCAGGTCATAATTATTAAGAAAGCGTTTTGTGACGAGATCGCACGTTCCGATAGAGTCAAATGAGTCAATCTTCGATTTTCGACAGATCACGGAAGCTTTCATAGCGATCTTCAATTTCAAGCAGGTCAAGATCGCAGAGCTTTTCTGTTCCGAATTTTTCAACACAGAAACTTGCCATGGCGCTGCCATAAAGAACCGCTTTGCGCATTTCTGCTTCGGTAATGGACTCGCAACGGGCGAGATGTCCGATAAATCCTCCGGCAAAGGTATCGCCAGCACCGGTAGGATCATAGATCGACTCAAGCGGGAAAGCCGGAGCAACAAAAATACCGTTATCGGTAAAGAGCAGTGCACCGTGTTCACCTTTTTTGATGATCAGTGTTTTCGGTCCCATTGCTCTGATAATTCTTGCGGATTTCACCAGATTGGGGTCACCGCTTAACAGTCGGGCTTCACTGTCGTTGATAATAAATATGTCCACCCGTGCCAGTGTTTCTTTGAGTTCTTCAGGTTGGCCTTCGATCCAGAAATTCATGGTGTCGCAGATCACAAGTTTGGGCTGCAGGATCTGGTCAAGTACCCTGAGCTGGAGTTTGGGGTCGATATTACCCAGGCAGACAAAATCAGCCTTCCGGTATTCATGTGGAACCTGGGGATCGAAATCGGCAAAAACATTCAACTGGGTATCAAGTGTGTCCCGTGTATTCATGTCATAGTGGTAGCGACCGGCCCAGCGGAACGTTTTACCTTCCTCCACCTTCTTGATACCTTTGGTATCGATGTCTCTGGAGTGGAGCACCTGAAAATGTTTATCTTCAAAGTCAGCACCAACAACGCCAACCATCTCTACCTTGTCAGTAAAATAACTTGCCGAAAGGGCAATATAGGTAGAAGAACCGCCCAGGGTATCAGGCGAGTGCCCGAAAGGGGTTTCAATATCGTCAAATGCAAGTGAGCCGACAACGAGAATAGACATAGTGATAGCGTGTTTACAGTGTTGATGAAAAAGCGAAGATAACTATTTCACTGGTTATAGGATACCTCTTTTTATCGTTCCGACGCCCTGTTTTATCGAGAGAAACTTCAGTTCCTGCGTGTCCCGCGATATGTCGAAACACGCAGGATATCCGGGCGTTGGCGCCAGATGGTCAAATCCGGATGCGCCCTACGATGGTTTTTCCTCTACAGGAAGTTCGAAAAGCATACTTTGACCCGGCTTGAAATGCAAGCTCAGGGAGTGATTTGAAACAGGGTACTCTTTTTCTTCGATAAGATCAAAGAGGATTGCGTCAGTGATGCCGAATTCAATGATGCCATTCTGCGCTTCAGATCCATTGCTGTTTCCAATGAAGAGCAGCGTTGTGTCGCCGTTTTTTCTCATGACGGCCAAAAGTTCAGGATTGGTGATGTAGGGAAGAATCATTGAACCCTTATCCATACACTGAACAAGTTCACGATAGTTGGCTCTTATGGACAGGATCTTGCTGATGTAGCTGTTGAGAGTCTTAAGGCCGTTGGCTGTTTTCCAATCGTAACTGAACGCACTGAAAAGCGGGAGCTTGTCTGACGGAAAGCGTTCCCTGTCTTCAGCGGTGAAGTTCAGTCCGAGATTAACCGGATGCCATTCACAGAGCTCCATGCCTGAGTGTAGAAACGGGATTGCCGGCAGAATACAGCAGAGGGTGAAAATGAAGGAAGACCTGTTTCTGCCAGTTTCCATACCGGGATAGCCGTGACATACTCTCGGAGTGTTGTGGTTTTCTCCCGTACCAAAAAAAGGAAGTGCTACACCGGTTTTATTGAGATAATTGAGCAATCCTCGTATAAAAACAGGATCGTGAATAACAAAGGGAAGGGAGCCGAATACGGCATTGAACCCTTCATCCCTGACGGATGGCGTCGGGTCAAAATTTTCATCCCAGAATGCGAAATTCGGATTGTTGCGTCGCGCACGTTTGACGATGGAGTGTTTGAGTGCTGATGGCAGCGCATGCCCCATGTCGATCATTGCGCCGTCAATGCAATAGTTCTCCTGAAAATGGGGGATGATCGCTTCTATTGTTTCCCAGAGGAGATTATTCCGGTATTCGGGATTATCGAGAGCAACGTCATACATCCGGATGGTGTTGTACGCGATATAGTTGAATTCCGGATGGTTGTGCATTTTCAGATAGGTTACGTCGGTCCATGGCGGCTGCCTGTCATCCGGCGGCCAGTCTGAAAATGCGCTGGCAATTCTGCACTCTTCTCCCTGTTTTGTGATTCCTCTGAGTTTTTCATCCTTCTTGTGGATGGCGACAGGAACGGAGGTAAACATTTTTTTGTAATCGGCTTCCGGAGCCGGCAGATTGTTCAGGTCATGCTTGTCGACCTTTTCATAAATGGTGTGAAGGATTTCATCGCTGAAGTGCGGCGGACCATACTTCGTTGCGCACCCAGTCTCTGAAATCCAGTAAAACCAGTCCGGATGATCCTGAATCCAGTTGCTGTCAACTGATGCTGTTCGAAAGACGAACTCAAAAAGAACACGCATGTTGAGCAGATGAGCGGCTTCGACAAACGCTTTCAGGAGGATGTCAGCCGAAAGCCCGAGAGCCGGTTCGTCGAGCATAGGGTCTATGGCAAAAGGGTCTTTTACTGCGTAAGGGGAGCCGAGGGAGCCTTTTTTATCATCGGATCCGGTCAACGTAACCGGAAGGAGGTAAAGCGTGTTGACACCGAGTTTTTTAATGTAGGGTAACAGGCCTGTTGCCTTGAGGAGCGTTCCTGTTTCCCTGAAGCCATTTTCAAGAGGTTCGGTATTGACAATGCCATCATTATTGTGATCATATGCAGTGGTGAGCCGTATAAACAGGTTATACACGACAGCATCCGGCGTCCAGTTCCCTGAAGATTGCAAAGGGTTGCGGATTTCGTTTGCGTTGCCCGATAACATGTTCGTAATGATATCGGCAAAGTATTTTCCCGGCTGAACCGGTTCAAAACCACTATCACCCCCATTCCAGAGTCCGGGAATGTAATATGGCTGGCCGGGTTTCAGTTCAGGCAGTTGCTCCAATGCATGAAGAACGAGCTTAAGGTTTGTTGTTTGATGTGGTGTGCTGTTTTGTTTCATCGAAGAAAGAAGTAAATAGCTTTGTGCCTTGAAAAAGTTCTGTGTCAGTAGTTTATAGGTACCCGGCTGAAGCTTTTTATAGGCACCTTTGTTTATTCATAAACAGCATGTTAGCTAAAGATTTTCTTTTTATGAAGAACATCAGGATTACCATTGAATATGATGGAACCGGATATGCCGGGTGGCAGAGACAGGCAGGCTCTTTTTGCACGGTGCAGGGAGAGATTGAGCGTATTCTCAGTCAGATATTACAGGAAGATATACGGCTTGCCGGGGCAGGACGAACTGATAAGGGCGTTCATGCCCGGGCACAGATCGCCACGTTCAAAAGTCGTTCATCCCTGGGGCCAGACAGAATGGTTCACTCAATGAATGCGCTGTTACCAAACACCATAAGAATCAGTGATCCCCTCGTGGTTCCGGAGGGGTTTCATGCCCGTCATAGCGCAAAAGAAAGAGAGTACAGGTATTTTGTTCGTGAAGAGCCATCTGCGGTGCTTGGGCGTTT
This region includes:
- a CDS encoding carbohydrate kinase family protein, which encodes MSILVVGSLAFDDIETPFGHSPDTLGGSSTYIALSASYFTDKVEMVGVVGADFEDKHFQVLHSRDIDTKGIKKVEEGKTFRWAGRYHYDMNTRDTLDTQLNVFADFDPQVPHEYRKADFVCLGNIDPKLQLRVLDQILQPKLVICDTMNFWIEGQPEELKETLARVDIFIINDSEARLLSGDPNLVKSARIIRAMGPKTLIIKKGEHGALLFTDNGIFVAPAFPLESIYDPTGAGDTFAGGFIGHLARCESITEAEMRKAVLYGSAMASFCVEKFGTEKLCDLDLLEIEDRYESFRDLSKIED
- a CDS encoding alpha-amylase family glycosyl hydrolase, which produces MKQNSTPHQTTNLKLVLHALEQLPELKPGQPYYIPGLWNGGDSGFEPVQPGKYFADIITNMLSGNANEIRNPLQSSGNWTPDAVVYNLFIRLTTAYDHNNDGIVNTEPLENGFRETGTLLKATGLLPYIKKLGVNTLYLLPVTLTGSDDKKGSLGSPYAVKDPFAIDPMLDEPALGLSADILLKAFVEAAHLLNMRVLFEFVFRTASVDSNWIQDHPDWFYWISETGCATKYGPPHFSDEILHTIYEKVDKHDLNNLPAPEADYKKMFTSVPVAIHKKDEKLRGITKQGEECRIASAFSDWPPDDRQPPWTDVTYLKMHNHPEFNYIAYNTIRMYDVALDNPEYRNNLLWETIEAIIPHFQENYCIDGAMIDMGHALPSALKHSIVKRARRNNPNFAFWDENFDPTPSVRDEGFNAVFGSLPFVIHDPVFIRGLLNYLNKTGVALPFFGTGENHNTPRVCHGYPGMETGRNRSSFIFTLCCILPAIPFLHSGMELCEWHPVNLGLNFTAEDRERFPSDKLPLFSAFSYDWKTANGLKTLNSYISKILSIRANYRELVQCMDKGSMILPYITNPELLAVMRKNGDTTLLFIGNSNGSEAQNGIIEFGITDAILFDLIEEKEYPVSNHSLSLHFKPGQSMLFELPVEEKPS
- the truA gene encoding tRNA pseudouridine(38-40) synthase TruA → MLAKDFLFMKNIRITIEYDGTGYAGWQRQAGSFCTVQGEIERILSQILQEDIRLAGAGRTDKGVHARAQIATFKSRSSLGPDRMVHSMNALLPNTIRISDPLVVPEGFHARHSAKEREYRYFVREEPSAVLGRFSGCSYGSLDLMSMNRVASYVLGEHDFSVFSKETRDRTGCLCRVISCKWFRQREFFVLRISANRFLRSMVRYLAALMIDSGKGLLSPEEAREMIESGILTRQLVPAAPNGLFLWKITYGSDSHSF